Below is a window of Streptomyces genisteinicus DNA.
GCCGCCAGGATGGCCTTGCCCGCCGCGCCGCGGTCCAGCGGATGCCGGAAGCCGGCCCGGTAGGCGACGTGGTAGTCGGTCCAGGTCGGTTCGACGACGGCGACCGCCAGGGCCTCCGCGCCGTCCACCAGGGTGAGGTGGGCGGTGGCCCCTATGTCCTCCGCGAGCGAGCGCAGCGCGGGCATCGCCGCCTCGCGGACCAGGGGGTGCACCTGGCGGCCGAGGCGCAGCACGCCGAGGCCCACGCGGGCCCGGCCGCCGAGGTCGCGGCGTACCAGGGCGTGCTGCTCCAGGGTGGCGAGCAGACGGTAGACGACGGTCCGGTTGACGCCGAGCTTGTTGGACAGCTCGGTGACGGTCAGGCCGTGATCGGTATCGGCGAGCAGCTTGAGGACACGAAGTCCCCGGTCGAGCGTCTGAGAGGTTTCCGCGGTCACGACGCCCCCTCCTTAGGAGTGAGTGACGGCGGTCCCCCGACGGAGGTGGCGGCACCGGTCCCATCGGCGACGCACCCAGAGGCCGCCGGCAGGCCATGGCACACCGACTGCGCTCCGCGGCGGCGCTGCCACGGGGCGTGTGTATGGCGGGGACAGTAGCGACCGGCACCGCTCAGCGGAAGACCTCGTCCAGAATCCGGGCGATCTTCTTCTGACGACGCGTTATTGCTCCCCCTTCGGGGGTTCTGTCGTCACCCCGTACGCGTCTGGCCCGAACGCGTGGCCGGATGCTGTTGTACCGCACCGATAGGCGGCATGTCACCGATTTCCGGCACGTGCGGCGGAAGCGTGACACGGGGCCGCCCGGCGGGAGTGCGGCACGGGCCCGCCCGTCACCGGGCGCCCGGGGCCCGCGCGGGTCGTCGCACGAGGCGTTCGCACCGGTACCCGGCCCGACCGGAGCGGGGCGCCGCGGGCGGTCCGGCGGCGCCGCGCCTCAGCGCATGCGCGTGGCCCACTCCTGGACCTTCTTGATCCGCTCGCGGATCTGCCCCGCCGTGGCCTCCGCGCTCGGCGGCCCGCCGCACACCCTGCGCAGCTCGGTGTGGATCACCCCGTGCGGCTTGCCGCTCTGGTGGACGTACGCGCCGACCATGGTGTTGAGCTGCTTGCGCAGTTCCAGGAGCTCCTTGTGGGAGACCACCGGCCGCCGCTCGGCGGGGAGTTCGAGGAGGTCGGCCTCGCTGTCCGGCTTCTTGCGGCTGTGGGCGATCTGCCGTGCCTGGCGCTTCTGGAGCAGCAGCTGCACCTGGTCCGGTTCGAGCAGTCCGGGGATGCCGAGGTAGTCCTGCTCCTCCTCGCTCCCGGGGTGGGCCTGCATGCCGAACTCGGCGCCGTCGTACAGCACCCGGTCGAAGACGGCGTCGGACTCCAGCGCCTCGAAGGGCAGCATGTCCTGCTCGCCGGTGTCCTCGTCCTGCTGTTTCTCCGCCTCGGCCAGTTCCTTCTCGGACTCGGCGTACGGGTCCTCCTCGCCCTCCTTGCGCGGCTTGTCGAGGGCGTGGTCGCGCTCGACCTCCATCTCGGAGGCGAAGCCGAGCAGGTTGGGGATGGTCGGCAGGAAGACCGACGCGGTCTCGCCGCGCCGGCGGGAGCGCACGAAACGCCCGACGGCCTGCGCGAAGAAGAGCGGCGTCGAGATGGTGGTGGCGTAGACGCCGACCGCGAGGCGCGGGACGTCCACGCCCTCGGACACCATGCGGACGGCGACCATCCAGCGGTCGTCGTTCTCGCTGAACTCCTCGATGCGTTTCGAGGCGGCCGCCTCGTCGGAGAGCACCACGGTGGCCTTGGTGCCGGTGATCTCGCGGATCAGTTTGGCGTAGGCGCGGGCGGAGTCCTGGTCGGAGGCGATGACGAGCGCGCCGGCGTCCGGGATGCCCTTCCTGACCTCGGTGAGCCGCTGGTCGGCGGCGCGCAGCACATTGGGCATCCAGTCGCCGCGCGGGTCGAGGGCGGTGCGCCACGCCTGCGAGATCGCGTCCTTGGTCATCGGCTCGCCGAGCCGGGCCTCGACCTCGTCGCCTGCCTTGGTGCGCCAGCGCATGTTGCCGCTGTAGCTGAGGAATATCACCGGCCGCACGACGCCGTCGCCGAGGGCGTTGCCGTAGCCGTAGGTGTAGTCGGCGGAGGAGCGCCGGATGCCGTCGGAGCCCTCCGCGTACGTGACGAACGGGATCGGGTTGGTGTCCGAACGGAACGGCGTACCGGTCAGCGCGAGCCGCCGGGTCGCCGGTTCGAACGCCTCCAGGCACGCCTCGCCCCAGGACTTGGAGTCACCGGCGTGGTGGATCTCGTCGAGGATCACCAGGGTCTTGCGCTGCTCGCAGCGGTTGCGGTGCAGCATGGGGCGCACGCCGACGCCGGCGTAGGTCACGGCGACGCCGTGGTACTCCTTGCTCAGCGGACCCGCGCTGTACTCGGGGTCCAGCTTGATCCCTATCCGCGCGGCGGCCGCGGCCCACTGCTTCTTCAGGTGCTCCGTCGGCGCGACCACCGTCACCTGCTGGACCACGTGGTGGTGGAGCAGCCAGGAGGCCAGGGTCAGCGCGAAGGTCGTCTTGCCGGCGCCGGGCGTGGCGACGGCGAGGAAGTCGCGCGGCTGCTCCTGT
It encodes the following:
- a CDS encoding IclR family transcriptional regulator, whose amino-acid sequence is MTAETSQTLDRGLRVLKLLADTDHGLTVTELSNKLGVNRTVVYRLLATLEQHALVRRDLGGRARVGLGVLRLGRQVHPLVREAAMPALRSLAEDIGATAHLTLVDGAEALAVAVVEPTWTDYHVAYRAGFRHPLDRGAAGKAILAARQTAHAEPGYTLTQGELEAGACGAAAALTGVTGIEGSVGVVMLADAVPERVGPRVVDAAREVADALR
- a CDS encoding DEAD/DEAH box helicase, with protein sequence MTTTASHHLSPAFPGRAPWGTAGKLRAWQQGAMDRYVQEQPRDFLAVATPGAGKTTFALTLASWLLHHHVVQQVTVVAPTEHLKKQWAAAAARIGIKLDPEYSAGPLSKEYHGVAVTYAGVGVRPMLHRNRCEQRKTLVILDEIHHAGDSKSWGEACLEAFEPATRRLALTGTPFRSDTNPIPFVTYAEGSDGIRRSSADYTYGYGNALGDGVVRPVIFLSYSGNMRWRTKAGDEVEARLGEPMTKDAISQAWRTALDPRGDWMPNVLRAADQRLTEVRKGIPDAGALVIASDQDSARAYAKLIREITGTKATVVLSDEAAASKRIEEFSENDDRWMVAVRMVSEGVDVPRLAVGVYATTISTPLFFAQAVGRFVRSRRRGETASVFLPTIPNLLGFASEMEVERDHALDKPRKEGEEDPYAESEKELAEAEKQQDEDTGEQDMLPFEALESDAVFDRVLYDGAEFGMQAHPGSEEEQDYLGIPGLLEPDQVQLLLQKRQARQIAHSRKKPDSEADLLELPAERRPVVSHKELLELRKQLNTMVGAYVHQSGKPHGVIHTELRRVCGGPPSAEATAGQIRERIKKVQEWATRMR